In a single window of the Pseudogemmatithrix spongiicola genome:
- a CDS encoding helix-hairpin-helix domain-containing protein, producing MDSKAASHLLHEIVALLELQGEDPAVPAPFADAARSLAADEAKPLKELLKRDKRRFAPEVIEVLEQLRDDGDSELLDRLRESTPEGLFEMMRVPGLGPSRIRRIHEGLGIDTLQELEDAARDGRLAKLPRFGERTAEQVLRGIAWLKESGAQILLPHGRAEAERLLSAVRRLSGVVRAEIAGAVRRHCETVRDVEIVAACVREPEAIAAAFARSPGVRDSVGSGTRHVAIRFDDGVRLQLHCVPATEFVVAWFRATGSAAHVQEVVTRAALRGLTLGDHDLRDASGRVIELADEPALYAAIGLPWLAPELREGMGESEHAETEGFAGLVTLEDIRGVLHCHSQYSDGGATIAELAAAARARGWSYLGVSDHSQSAFYAGGLSAESLARQHDEIDAINASFSDFRVLKGVEADILPCGRIDYPTDVLDRFDYVIASIHSRLGMNERQMTDRVLKALDDPHISVLGHPTGRLLLTREPFAIDMDAVLEKAGRLGVAVELNADPHRLDLDWRLARLARKYGATIEIGPDAHSVDGLENMALGIGMARKAWLRPEDVINTRSAEDFVAFATRRRRAAAAR from the coding sequence ATGGATTCGAAGGCCGCGTCGCACCTGCTGCACGAAATCGTCGCGCTGCTCGAGCTGCAGGGCGAGGATCCGGCCGTGCCCGCCCCCTTCGCCGACGCCGCCCGCTCGCTCGCGGCCGACGAAGCCAAGCCGCTCAAGGAGCTCCTCAAGCGCGACAAGCGCCGCTTTGCGCCGGAAGTGATCGAGGTCCTCGAGCAGCTCCGCGACGACGGCGACTCCGAATTGCTCGACCGCCTGCGCGAGAGCACGCCGGAAGGCCTCTTCGAGATGATGCGCGTGCCGGGCCTCGGTCCCTCGCGCATCCGCCGCATCCACGAAGGGCTCGGCATCGACACCCTGCAGGAACTCGAGGACGCCGCGCGCGATGGCCGCCTGGCCAAGCTGCCACGCTTCGGCGAGCGCACCGCGGAGCAGGTGCTGCGTGGCATCGCCTGGCTGAAGGAGAGCGGCGCGCAGATCCTGCTGCCGCATGGCCGCGCCGAAGCCGAGCGCCTGCTCTCGGCGGTGCGTCGCCTGAGCGGCGTCGTGCGCGCCGAGATCGCCGGCGCCGTGCGCCGCCACTGCGAGACCGTACGGGACGTGGAGATCGTCGCGGCCTGCGTGCGCGAGCCGGAAGCGATCGCCGCGGCCTTCGCCCGCTCGCCGGGCGTGCGCGACTCGGTGGGCAGCGGCACGCGGCACGTCGCCATCCGCTTCGACGACGGCGTGCGCCTGCAACTGCATTGCGTGCCCGCCACTGAGTTCGTCGTCGCCTGGTTCCGCGCCACGGGGTCCGCCGCGCACGTGCAGGAGGTCGTCACGCGCGCCGCGCTGCGCGGACTCACGCTCGGCGACCACGACCTGCGCGACGCCAGCGGCCGCGTCATCGAACTCGCCGACGAGCCCGCGCTCTACGCCGCCATCGGGCTGCCCTGGTTGGCACCCGAGCTACGCGAAGGCATGGGCGAGAGCGAGCACGCCGAGACCGAGGGCTTCGCCGGCCTCGTCACCCTCGAGGACATCCGCGGGGTGCTGCACTGCCACTCGCAGTATTCCGACGGCGGCGCGACGATCGCCGAGTTGGCGGCGGCGGCGCGGGCGCGCGGCTGGAGCTACCTCGGCGTCTCCGACCATTCGCAGAGCGCGTTCTACGCGGGCGGCTTGAGCGCGGAATCGCTGGCGCGCCAGCACGATGAGATCGACGCCATCAATGCCTCGTTCTCCGACTTCCGCGTGCTCAAGGGCGTCGAAGCGGACATCCTGCCCTGCGGACGCATCGATTATCCCACCGACGTGCTCGATCGCTTCGACTACGTGATCGCGTCCATCCACTCGCGCCTCGGCATGAACGAGCGCCAGATGACGGATCGCGTGCTGAAGGCACTCGACGACCCGCACATCAGCGTGCTCGGGCATCCCACGGGGCGGCTGCTGCTGACGCGTGAACCGTTTGCAATCGACATGGACGCCGTGCTCGAGAAAGCCGGCCGGCTCGGCGTCGCCGTCGAACTCAATGCCGACCCGCATCGCCTCGACCTCGACTGGCGGCTCGCGCGCCTCGCCCGCAAGTACGGCGCGACGATCGAGATCGGACCGGATGCTCACTCCGTAGATGGCCTCGAGAACATGGCCCTCGGCATCGGCATGGCCCGCAAGGCCTGGCTGCGCCCCGAGGATGTGATCAACACGCGTAGCGCCGAGGACTTCGTGGCCTTCGCGACGCGTCGGCGCCGCGCGGCGGCCGCGCGTTGA
- a CDS encoding alpha/beta fold hydrolase, which translates to MPPIPPPSAEGVTTTTALPLYWCRYDAPQPKGTLVLLHGGPGAHLDYLLPQMLELARHHDVLLYDQRGGGRSKTDDRTPITWHTQVEDLAAVLAELHDGPVTLVGYSWGAMLAMLYAIEAAAGRVAPAPDRLVLISPAPLNRSWRAEFEATFSARQTGPAVTAMRAELQASGLRESDPEAYKQRSFELSVAGYFADPSRVHDLTPFRVTGRVQQSIWESLGDFDLRDALRTLRIPALVVHGRQDPIPLASAQACAAALGAESLWLDDCGHVPYVEQPARLFAAVEDFLARTASSLGP; encoded by the coding sequence ATGCCTCCGATTCCTCCGCCCTCCGCCGAGGGCGTCACGACGACCACCGCGCTGCCGCTGTACTGGTGCCGCTACGACGCCCCGCAGCCAAAGGGCACGCTCGTGCTCCTGCATGGAGGTCCGGGCGCGCACCTCGACTACCTGCTGCCGCAGATGCTCGAGCTGGCGCGCCATCACGACGTGCTCCTGTACGACCAGCGCGGCGGAGGCCGTTCCAAGACCGACGACCGCACGCCGATCACCTGGCACACGCAGGTGGAGGACCTCGCGGCGGTGCTGGCCGAGCTGCACGACGGACCGGTCACGCTGGTCGGGTACTCGTGGGGCGCGATGCTCGCGATGCTGTACGCCATCGAAGCCGCGGCCGGCCGCGTGGCCCCGGCGCCGGATCGGCTCGTGCTCATCAGCCCCGCGCCCCTGAACCGCAGCTGGCGCGCCGAGTTCGAGGCGACCTTCAGCGCACGCCAGACCGGCCCCGCCGTCACGGCAATGCGCGCCGAGCTCCAGGCCAGCGGCCTGCGTGAGTCCGACCCCGAAGCCTACAAGCAGCGCAGCTTCGAACTCTCCGTCGCCGGCTACTTCGCCGATCCGTCACGCGTGCACGACCTCACGCCCTTCCGTGTGACGGGCCGCGTGCAGCAGAGCATCTGGGAATCGTTGGGCGACTTCGACCTGCGGGACGCGCTCCGGACGCTCCGCATCCCCGCACTGGTGGTGCACGGGCGGCAGGACCCCATCCCCCTCGCCTCCGCGCAGGCCTGCGCCGCCGCGCTCGGCGCCGAGAGCCTGTGGCTGGATGACTGCGGGCACGTGCCGTATGTTGAACAACCGGCACGGCTCTTCGCCGCCGTCGAGGACTTCCTCGCACGCACGGCATCCTCACTCGGCCCCTGA
- a CDS encoding histone deacetylase family protein, which yields MIALPEGHRFPIAKYALLRDAVLAEGVVAPAALHDPARAPLEDVHRVHDAEYITRLLRGTMPAAEQRALGFPWSEGLVERSFRASGGTLEAALHALDAGIAMNLAGGTHHAFASHGEGFCVLNDVAIAVCALRAQARIRRAAVIDLDVHQGNGTHAIFVGDDDTFTFSMHGRRNYPFRKVAGTLDVELEDGTGDTEYLEKLAEALPQVLAAARPDLVLYLAGADPHEGDTLGRLKLSFDGLMRRDALVLEAARSVGVPVAIAIAGGYGADIRDTVRVHVNTARVAASFL from the coding sequence GTGATTGCGCTCCCCGAGGGGCATCGCTTTCCGATCGCCAAGTACGCGCTGCTGCGCGACGCCGTCCTCGCCGAGGGCGTCGTCGCGCCGGCCGCGCTGCATGATCCGGCACGCGCGCCGCTCGAGGACGTGCATCGCGTGCACGATGCCGAGTACATCACGCGGCTCCTGCGCGGCACGATGCCCGCCGCCGAGCAGCGCGCACTGGGCTTCCCGTGGAGCGAAGGGCTGGTCGAGCGCTCCTTCCGCGCGTCGGGCGGTACGCTCGAGGCGGCACTGCATGCCTTGGACGCCGGCATCGCGATGAATCTCGCGGGCGGCACGCACCACGCCTTCGCGTCGCACGGCGAGGGATTCTGCGTGCTCAACGACGTCGCCATCGCCGTGTGCGCCCTGCGCGCCCAGGCCCGCATTCGCCGCGCCGCAGTGATCGACCTCGACGTGCACCAAGGCAACGGCACGCACGCGATCTTCGTCGGTGACGACGACACCTTCACCTTCTCGATGCACGGCCGGCGCAACTATCCGTTCCGCAAGGTCGCGGGCACGCTCGACGTCGAACTCGAGGACGGCACGGGCGATACCGAGTACCTCGAGAAGCTGGCCGAGGCGCTGCCGCAGGTGCTCGCCGCCGCGCGCCCGGACCTCGTGCTGTACTTGGCGGGCGCCGATCCCCACGAGGGCGACACGCTCGGCCGCCTCAAACTCAGCTTCGACGGCTTGATGCGCCGCGACGCGCTGGTCCTCGAGGCCGCCCGCAGCGTCGGCGTGCCCGTGGCGATCGCCATCGCCGGCGGCTACGGCGCCGACATCCGCGACACCGTCCGGGTGCACGTGAATACCGCCCGCGTCGCCGCGAGCTTTCTTTAG
- a CDS encoding metal-dependent hydrolase family protein: MRQLIPALAFFALATTAAAQEYPTRGSGTVVLRAARVIDGTGAAPIQNGVVVVTDDRIVAVGAANAVRIPAGARTLNLGDVTLLPGFIDLHVHLIGREVEDPGAQTSATRDYPGFLAALGTEYARQTLMAGFTSARMVGAPGFQDVGLRAAIDAGYVPGPRLQVAGHSLGITGGHCDENNYRPGLFDGTPETGIADGVDEVRRAVRYQVKYGADVIKTCATAGVLSGGSQGIGASQYSVEELEAMVTEARTLGRKVAAHAHGTEGIKRAVRAGVASIEHGSFLDEEGARLMAERGTYLVPTLMAGEAVERAAAAGGLPPFIAEKARAAAAAMRNAIKIAKAAGTPIALGTDAGVGQHGQNGHEFTLMVQWGGLTPMESIVAGTASAAKVLGWEDRVGTLRAGLLADIVAVPGDPLRDVTLLERPSFVMKGGVVFRGEGAVR; the protein is encoded by the coding sequence ATGCGCCAGCTGATCCCTGCCCTCGCGTTCTTCGCCCTCGCCACCACGGCGGCTGCCCAGGAGTATCCCACGCGTGGCAGCGGCACGGTGGTGCTGCGCGCCGCGCGCGTCATCGACGGCACGGGCGCCGCACCGATCCAGAACGGCGTCGTGGTCGTCACGGACGATCGCATCGTCGCCGTGGGCGCGGCCAACGCCGTCCGCATCCCCGCCGGCGCGCGCACGCTCAACCTCGGCGACGTCACGCTGCTGCCGGGATTCATCGACCTGCACGTGCACCTCATCGGCCGCGAGGTCGAGGATCCGGGCGCGCAGACCTCGGCCACGCGTGACTATCCCGGTTTCCTTGCCGCGCTCGGGACGGAGTACGCGCGGCAGACGCTGATGGCCGGCTTCACCAGCGCGCGCATGGTCGGCGCACCGGGCTTCCAGGATGTCGGCCTCCGCGCCGCGATCGACGCCGGCTACGTGCCCGGCCCGCGCCTGCAGGTGGCCGGCCACTCCCTCGGCATCACCGGCGGCCACTGCGACGAGAACAACTACCGGCCCGGCCTGTTCGACGGGACGCCGGAGACGGGCATCGCGGACGGCGTGGATGAAGTGCGTCGCGCCGTGCGGTACCAAGTGAAGTACGGCGCCGACGTCATCAAGACCTGCGCCACCGCCGGCGTGCTCTCGGGCGGCTCACAGGGCATCGGTGCGTCGCAGTACAGCGTCGAGGAACTCGAGGCGATGGTCACCGAGGCGCGCACCCTGGGCCGCAAGGTCGCCGCGCACGCGCACGGCACCGAAGGCATCAAGCGGGCGGTGCGCGCGGGCGTGGCGAGCATCGAGCACGGGTCGTTCCTGGACGAAGAAGGCGCACGGCTGATGGCCGAGCGCGGCACGTACCTGGTGCCGACCTTGATGGCCGGCGAGGCCGTCGAGCGCGCCGCCGCCGCGGGAGGGCTGCCGCCGTTCATCGCGGAGAAAGCCCGCGCAGCCGCCGCCGCGATGCGCAACGCCATCAAGATCGCCAAGGCCGCCGGCACGCCGATCGCCCTCGGGACCGACGCAGGCGTCGGTCAGCACGGGCAGAACGGCCATGAGTTCACGCTCATGGTGCAGTGGGGCGGCCTCACGCCGATGGAATCGATCGTCGCCGGGACCGCGAGCGCCGCCAAGGTGCTCGGCTGGGAGGACCGCGTCGGCACGCTGCGCGCCGGCCTGCTCGCCGACATCGTCGCCGTGCCCGGCGACCCGCTGCGCGACGTGACGCTGCTCGAGCGCCCGAGCTTCGTGATGAAGGGCGGCGTCGTGTTCCGCGGCGAGGGCGCGGTGCGCTAA